Genomic window (Theileria annulata chromosome 4, complete sequence, *** SEQUENCING IN PROGRESS ***):
GACTGACAATTCAACTGAGGATTTGGATATAGTTGAATTTCTTCTTGAGGATGATAGTCAGAGGATCAATACAACTTCAAGTGATGATAAGTCTAATCTGGACTGGTCTTCTGTCAATACTGTCAAAAATTATATCCAATTTGTTAGGGAAAACTTAATGCCTTCAATAACCCCTTCTTGTCAGTTGATAATTAACAGATACTATGATGAGATTCgttcaatttcatttaatatgGAATATGGTGGCGGTCCGACTGTAAGAACCATAGAAAGCATCGTCAGATTATCCCAGGCACATGCAAGGTTAATGTTCAGGGACTTTATTAAGGTATTTGACGTCGGTATGTTTAGTTATTAATATCCATAAATTTAGTTTCtgtaattttgataatgGAATTTGGTTTACAAGGCTTTACAATTGGGTGTATCAATGCGAAAGACCAGGTGATTGATAGAACTGGACTTTTTAGCAACATCAAAGAGGACTTTAACGAATATCTAATGAATCACGCCTATGAGGATACAGGTGTGGATCCGAATGAAGTAAAATTCTCAAATGGAATCACAACACAGCCAATGTATGATTATTTCGAAAGACTTCTCTTTGAGAAGTTGAATTTGACAAGGTCTGAAAATAACCCAGAAGAGATTTATAGTctgtaattatatattgtaattttaatattttattaatatataattaacacTACCCAccttacacatttttatcaatattccaattttgacaaatattttgtaaattaatatttaaatgcatttaaatgttatttttgtacaataaaaatttatagaatcttAGAAAACAATGTTATTTAGAGTTTCATTCTCATGTATAgaattttgtaatattaacccaaaaataataaacaaaaaacTTTTTTACAATACCATTAGATGTTTTAATAGgtattttatcaaatttttaattaattcagtgaatcaattaattctaataaaaatgatcATATAACTTCCTCCGATTCATTTTTAACAGTAAATGATTGTTCTAGAAATGTATTATCTAATGAAAATGTTGTTGATATTATGGACGATTCTTCCGTATCAAGGATAGGAATTCTATCCAGAGAGGAGTTTCTTTCAAATAAAAGAACTAACCTGAtagataaaaatgaatatgaaAAGTTAAAACCACACGAGGTTATttgttgatttaaaattaaactaaataGGCTAACAAATACATAACATCAAAGAAAGATGGTTTTTACTTATATGATAAAACGAATATCTCCGTTACTGATGATAATACAAAGTTACCAAACTACAAGAAAATGGTCgaaaaatcaaaaatattatcatataCATCAGACAAACTAATGAAAGGGTTTtttagataatattaaaaataatttagaaatgaTATAAGAGATAAGCTAACATTTCAAGATAAAGTAATTTGGTAATTACACATGAATATTCAGAAAATATACGATAAGTCAAACGAGGATTATTACAAATCATACTTTAAAGATAGAGAAAGAATATTTGACGgtaaagtataaattataactAAATTCTTCAGGATTAGGtgataaaataaagtcAATTGAAGATGAAATTATGAAAAGCAGAATAAGTCCAGAGGGAAATCGAACAAGAATATCACCTAACAAATACTGGTTAGATATAAtagaagaaaattattaggaTCAAAGAGGGATATAAATCACCAAcaaatgaagaaattaaatctCTGAAGCCATTTGACCTAAAATTTGTAATGATGAATGAGGCAAAGTTGAATTCGGGTTGTAgaattgaatatttaaaatctttTAGATAAATTGGTAAATAAGGAAATTTGGGATTCATTTATTGAGAGaattatttcattcaaAGAAAAGGTGAACATGAGCATGCTGTTAAGATATATGCACGCCATTTCaataagaaaaataaattccCCAAAAGTCAATTATCTAATAGAGTGTGTgagataatattaattttaccGTAGTATGATTTGTTCAAGGAAGCATGAAATGAAGCCAAAACATTTTGTGTTCTTCTTCCaagtaatttaatttgatttgtAATTGAATTAGGCTCTTTCAAGAATAAATATAAGAGATGAAAGATTGTATGATCTCATGTATGATATGATGCTTTGCTGGCCAATCTTAAGGAATAACTTCATTATTAAggtaaaattaattaggATACAAAGATTATAGGCGGCAAATTCAGTATCAAAGCTGGGAATATCAGAAAGTCTACTAATAAAGCCACTGCAAGATGTTATTAGAAATAGGATTCCAAGCATTTCAGGTTCCTATAATTACAATATTTCGATTAGGCAGTGAATGTAAAAGATTGAAGCCAATTACAATAATGGATTTGTTTACGGACGAAATGATAGTGGAGTTCATTGAGAAATGTGAATATCACAAGGGGTATTTCCACGGTTACAGTAGAAATTTGGATATAATCCAACTATACCTAAGACTGGTAAAAACAGAAGTGTACTCCAATTTAAGTGAATCCACAGTTGATTTCCTGAATAAATCAAGCGAAAATCTAAAGGAAAAAAGAGgtaatgtgtaaaataacaaatttttattagaattttcaaataaGGATGATAGGAGAATGAGTTCAAGTGAACATGAGGATATAAGTAGAGTGCTTAATTTGATGGGAATAAAACACAAAAATTGCTTAGAAGCCGGtaattcaataattaacaATGTAAAATACAGGTCCATTTGTATTTGACATATACGAGCCGAAATCAAAAACGGTTATAGAGGTAAACAACAAATACCAATACTACGTTGGAAGTAATCAATTGACATCATCAGCCAGAAGGTATTAAAATCCGtaacaatttaaaataatttgtgctaatatttaattaagGCGCCATGAAATGATATCCGCAATGGGATATAAGTTGTTACAAATCCCATATCGATGGTGGAACAGGTTGGAATCTGACGAAAACAAAATAGAATCCTTGAAAAACCTTTTCattaacatttaatatatttatgatttttaatataatctTATTATCAAACACACTGAGATTAAACAAACATTATATATCATATTTTAACAAAGGATTTTATTCGACTAAAATAAAGGGTGACAAAAAACACCAAAAGGACGTTAAAACAGAATCTCCCGTTTCTGGAGAAGACGGAGAACATTTGTTTAACATTTATGAATCAATTCCGGAAGATCATAAACTTCTTCCTGATGAAGCTTATCCTAAATGGCTTTGGGAACTCGACACACCTGATAAAACATACGGAGAGTTGGTGCAGATGTTTGTACATGGAAAggtaatattttaaatcacatttttatttaggATATTGAAAACTCTAAAATGGCAGATTATAACAGGTTCTGTAGATTACATAACCGATACTTGATCAAGCTGAACAACATCAGACTTCAAAAAAGAAGGAAAATTACATTTGATACTCACCTTTGGgatgtttaatattatttatttgtgCTATAATTCTAATCTTTAATAATGGATTCCGttgtatttaatattagtattgaatatattaaattactctgtttttaaaatatctaAAACTTTTCCGATTCCTATAGTCTTGTCCTCATCGCGTAGAGTGAACCTTCCTAGCTGAGGACAGTCTGAGAACTTCTCTAAGCACGCCGCTGGAGTCACCATTAGGTGTGCTGTTACGATTGAATTGTTAGAGACGAATACTGGGTTTGGTTTCTTCTTTTTAGTCGCCTTATCAACAGTTTCCAACAACTTTAGGAACTTGACTTCAGCTGCTACACAGTGAGCGTGAAACATACAGTAGTATCCTGATGACACTAGTGGTCTGTGCTCAAGTAAGTCAATTATCGAAATTAAAGCTGTAAACTCTAAGACTACTGGACACGGAGACTCTACGTTACAAATCACAGAGCcttttgttatattttcGTCATCGGTTGAGGAAAGTCTTAACtaagaaataattaaaagaatataCTCTTACCCTAATGTTCTCACCCACTTTGGCATATGAGTACTCGTCGCTTTCGAAATAAATATTGGAAACCTTGGACCTTGACCTGTTCGGTACAACAATACAGTTCTGCCCTGTTTTAACCATTCCCGACTCCACCTTTCCCAGACAAACCAGCCCGTTCTCTCTGTAAGTGTCAATAACTGGGATTCTTAACGGCGCATTTTCTTCTGAATCCAGTGTTGGGACGTTATCGAGGAGTTGGAAAAGTGTAGGCATTGAAGTATCATACCATGCTGCATTTGGATCATAATGTTTGTAGTTTACATCAGAAATGTGGTCGATTAGATTCTGGCCAAGGAGTCCCGATATCGGAACAAAACTCAAATCCTTCCCTTCAGTGAACCCACACGTCTTAAGGAATGGCTTTAGcttttttattattccatCATATCTGTCCTTTGACCAGTTACACGTGGAATCATCCATCTTGTTTATAGCTACGATTAGATAACTAACACCTAAaatggtaattttaatcaatttaatTACCTAATGTTT
Coding sequences:
- a CDS encoding elongation factor subunit (either EF1 or release factor), putative (Tap349h10.p1c.C.cand.24 - score = 61.44;~SMART pfam:GTP_EFTU (PF00009) at aa 100-334, E()=6.10e-80; pfam:GTP_EFTU_D2 (PF03144) at aa 351-420, E()=4.20e-07; pfam:GTP_EFTU_D3 (PF03143) at aa 425-536, E()=4.20e-11) produces the protein MDQQDLSNVENDEQNSKFEQTFKFNPDAEEFKPLDSWLDVPVNNTSLDSCTLGVESLKISEDSIADDDDSWDNELSDSQKESLAKKKEGKESALSPPDSRPHLNIVFIGHIDAGKSTTCGNILYLSGYVDERTIEKYGKEAKEKNRESWFLAFIMDTNEEERERGKTIEVGRAKIETKNRRFTILDAPGHRNYVPNMIDGATQADCGVLIISARKGEFETGFERGGQTREHALLAKTLGVSYLIVAINKMDDSTCNWSKDRYDGIIKKLKPFLKTCGFTEGKDLSFVPISGLLGQNLIDHISDVNYKHYDPNAAWYDTSMPTLFQLLDNVPTLDSEENAPLRIPVIDTYRENGLVCLGKVESGMVKTGQNCIVVPNRSRSKVSNIYFESDEYSYAKVGENIRLRLSSTDDENITKGSVICNVESPCPVVLEFTALISIIDLLEHRPLVSSGYYCMFHAHCVAAEVKFLKLLETVDKATKKKKPNPVFVSNNSIVTAHLMVTPAACLEKFSDCPQLGRFTLRDEDKTIGIGKVLDILKTE
- a CDS encoding uncharacterized protein (Tap349h10.p1c.cand.207 - score = 66.61) translates to MHLNKTMLFRVSFSCIEFCNINPKIINKKLFYNTIRCFNSESINSNKNDHITSSDSFLTVNDCSRNVLSNENVVDIMDDSSVSRIGILSREEFLSNKRTNLIDKNEYEKLKPHEANKYITSKKDGFYLYDKTNISVTDDNTKLPNYKKMVEKSKILSYTSDKLMKGNDIRDKLTFQDKKIYDKSNEDYYKSYFKDRERIFDGLGDKIKSIEDEIMKSRISPEGNRTRISPNKYWIKEGYKSPTNEEIKSLKPFDLKFVMMNEAKLNSDKLVNKEIWDSFIERIISFKEKVNMSMLLRYMHAISIRKINSPKVNYLIDMICSRKHEMKPKHFVFFFQALSRINIRDERLYDLMYDMMLCWPILRNNFIIKAANSVSKLGISESLLIKPLQDVIRNRIPSISGSECKRLKPITIMDLFTDEMIVEFIEKCEYHKGYFHGYSRNLDIIQLYLRLVKTEVYSNLSESTVDFLNKSSENLKEKREFSNKDDRRMSSSEHEDISRVLNLMGIKHKNCLEAGPFVFDIYEPKSKTVIEVNNKYQYYVGSNQLTSSARRRHEMISAMGYKLLQIPYRWWNRLESDENKIESLKNLFINI